One window of the Plasmodium relictum strain SGS1 genome assembly, chromosome: 1 genome contains the following:
- the RAD14 gene encoding DNA repair protein RAD14, putative translates to MILSDESDNENGVNYNNILYEDNVGESIDYYNDNLPHINFYLKFQKKQFLQNFFNEIKKEKHKNELEESKEKIYKDKDTDDKNIKEKEDNLKIKELEILNEGGFYLDEFQEECSKNCTENLFENLLNSHEENIFHLDENEEYTKKLNLIFQKHKSKFTFSIERIIENDEISQQKCFLCNKKKKFNKILVNIKIYVCNECKSLDNNFRMISLSKLISKYCLNNYDLLKYEKQLALFSTKNPRGYIKQMKLYFLFQIKEIAIRKYGSLKEVKNLYHSKILNIKNKKIVKRNIHKLKKPQSIYSKETKNNDKYKIICDNNEHDFDEPQCINQKDSIYKKNCKKCSYYVEYLQF, encoded by the coding sequence atgataCTTAGTGATGAATCTGATAACGAGAATGGagttaattataataatattttatatgaagACAATGTAGGAGAAAGTATAGATTACTATAATGATAATCTTCCAcacataaatttttatttaaaatttcaaaaaaaacaatttttacaaaatttttttaatgagataaaaaaagaaaaacataaGAATGAATTAGAAGAAAGCaaagagaaaatatataaagacaAAGATACAGacgataaaaatattaaagaaaaagaagataatttaaaaataaaagaattagaaATACTAAATGAAGGTGGTTTCTATTTAGATGAGTTTCAAGAAGAATGTTCAAAAAATTGCACtgaaaatttatttgaaaatcTTCTTAATTCAcatgaagaaaatatttttcatttagatgaaaatgaagaatatacaaaaaaattaaatttaatttttcaaaaacaTAAAAGCAAATTTACTTTTAGTATAGAACGCATCAtagaaaatgatgaaatatCACAACAAAAGtgttttttatgtaataaaaaaaaaaaatttaataaaatattagttaatattaaaatatatgtatgtaaTGAATGTAAAAGTTTAGACAACAATTTTAGAATGATTTCCTTAAGTAAATTAATAAGTAAATAttgtttaaataattatgatttgttaaaatatgaaaaacaaCTTGCTTTATTTTCAACAAAGAATCCACGTGGCTATATTAAGCAAATGAAGTTATATTTCTTGTTTcaaattaaagaaatagCAATAAGAAAATATGGATCATTAaaagaagtaaaaaatttatatcattccaaaattttaaatataaaaaataaaaaaattgttaaaaggaatattcataaattaaaaaagccCCAAAGCATTTATAGTAaggaaacaaaaaataatgataaatataaaattatttgtgATAATAATGAACATGATTTTGATGAACCTCAATGTATTAATCAGAAGGATagtatatacaaaaaaaattgtaaaaaatgCAGTTATTATGTCGAATATTTGCAAttttaa